The following are encoded together in the Mustela nigripes isolate SB6536 chromosome 11, MUSNIG.SB6536, whole genome shotgun sequence genome:
- the TAOK2 gene encoding serine/threonine-protein kinase TAO2 isoform X2 translates to MPAGGRAGSLKDPDVAELFFKDDPEKLFSDLREIGHGSFGAVYFARDVRNSEVVAIKKMSYSGKQSNEKWQDIIKEVRFLQKLRHPNTIQYRGCYLREHTAWLVMEYCLGSASDLLEVHKKPLQEVEIAAVTHGALQGLAYLHSHNMIHRDVKAGNILLSEPGLVKLGDFGSASIMAPANSFVGTPYWMAPEVILAMDEGQYDGKVDVWSLGITCIELAERKPPLFNMNAMSALYHIAQNESPVLQSGHWSEYFRNFVDSCLQKIPQDRPTSEVLLKHRFVLRERPPTVIMDLIQRTKDAVRELDNLQYRKMKKILFQEAPNGPGAEAPEEEEPAPCPQEAEPYMHRAGTLTSLESSHSVPSMSISASSQSSSVNSLADASDNEEEEEEEEEEEEEEEDGPEARELAMMQEGEHTVTSHGSVIQRLPGSDNLYDDPYQPEMTPSPLQPPAAPAPASATSSARRRAYCRNRDHFATIRTASLVSRQIQEHEQDSALREQLSGYKRMRRQHQKQLLALESRLRGEREEHSARLQRELEAQRAGFGAEAEKLSRRHQAIGEKEARAAQAEERKFQQHILGQQKKELAALLEAQKRTYKLRKEQLKEELQENPSTPKREKAEWLLRQKEQLQQCQAEEEAGLLRRQRQYFELQCRQYKRKMLLARHSLDQDLLREDLNKKQTQKDLECALLLRQHEATRELELRQLQAVQRTRAELTRLQHQTELGNQLEYNKRREQELRQKHAAQVRQQPKSLKVRAGQRPPGLPLPTPGALGPPSTGTPREEQPCSSGQEAVLNQRILGEEEEAVPERRILGKEGATLEPEEQRMLGEESGISSPGPQKHRSLVDEEVWGLPEEELEELRVPSVAPQERSIVGQEAAGEWRLWGQQGGSLLDEEFEFGWIPGPALTPVPEEEEEEEEGAPVRTLRDPGDGCPSPDIPPEPPPTHLRHSPANQLPGLLSHGLLAGLSFAVGSSSGLLPLLLLLLLPLLAAQGGGGLQASLLALEVGLVGLGASYLLLCTALHLPPSLFLLLAQGTALGAVLGLSWRRGLMGVPLGLGASWLLAWPGLALPLAALAAGGKWVRQQGPRMRRGISRLWLRALLRLSPMAFRALQGCGAVGDRGLFALYPKTNKDGFRSRLPVPGPRRGNSRAARHPLALLARFWTLCKGWNWRLARASQGLASHLPPWAIHTLASWGLLRGERPSRIPRLLPRSQRRLGPPASRQPAPGTLTGRRSRTRQSRALPPWR, encoded by the exons ATGCCAGCTGGGGGCCGGGCCGGGAGCCTGAAGGACCCCGATGTGGCTGAGCTCTTCTTCAAGGATGACCCTGAAAAGCTCTTCTCTGATCTCCGGGAAATCGGCCATGGCAGTTTTGGAGCTGTGTACTTT GCCCGAGATGTCCGGAATAGTGAGGTGGTGGCCATCAAGAAGATGTCCTACAGTGGGAAGCAGTCCAATGAG AAGTGGCAGGATATCATCAAGGAGGTGCGGTTCCTGCAGAAGCTCCGGCACCCCAATACCATTCAGTACCGGGGCTGTTACCTGAGAGAGCATACGGCTTGG CTGGTGATGGAGTATTGCCTGGGCTCAGCTTCTGACCTTCTAGAAG TGCACAAGAAGCCCCTTCAGGAGGTGGAGATTGCGGCTGTGACGCACGGGGCCCTTCAGGGTCTGGCTTACCTGCACTCCCACAACATGATCCATAG GGATGTGAAGGCCGGAAACATCTTGCTGTCGGAGCCAGGCTTGGTGAAGCTGGGGGACTTCGGCTCTGCGTCGATCATGGCACCCGCCAACTCCTTTGTGGGCACCCCGTACTG GATGGCTCCGGAGGTGATCCTGGCAATGGACGAGGGGCAGTATGATGGCAAGGTGGATGTCTGGTCCTTGGGGATAACCTGCATCGAGCTGG CGGAACGGAAACCACCGCTGTTCAACATGAATGCGATGAGTGCCTTATACCACATTGCACAGAATGAGTCCCCCGTGCTCCAGTCAGGACACTG GTCTGAGTACTTCCGGAATTTTGTTGACTCCTGTCTTCAGAAGATCCCTCAAGACAGACCAACCTCAGAGGTTCTTCTGAAG CACCGCTTTGTGCTCCGGGAACGGCCACCCACGGTCATCATGGACCTAATCCAGAGAACTAAGGATGCTGTGCGGGAGCTAGACAACCTGCAGTACCGTAAGATGAAGAAGATACTGTTCCAAGAGGCACCCAATGGCCCTGGTGCTGAGgccccagaggaggaggag CCTGCGCCCTGTCCGCAGGAGGCCGAGCCCTACATGCACCGGGCTGGGACGCTGACCAGTCTAGAGAGTAGCCACTCAGTGCCCAGCATGTCCATCAGCGCCTCCAGCCAGAGCAGTTCGGTCAACAGCCTAGCGGACGCTTCAGAcaacgaggaggaggaggaggaggaggaggaagaggaagaggaggaggaagacgggCCCGAAGCCCGAGAGCTGGCCATGATGCAGGAGGGGGAGCACACGGTCACCTCCCACGGTTCCGTCATCCAGCGACTGCCG GGTTCTGACAACCTGTATGATGACCCCTACCAGCCAGAGATGACCCCCAGCCCTCTGCAGCCGCCGGCCGCCCCGGCTCCCGCCTCTGCCACCTCTTCTGCCCGCCGCCGGGCCTACTGCCGCAACCGGGACCACTTTGCCACCATCCGTACTGCCTCCCTG gtcAGCCGCCAGATCCAGGAGCACGAGCAGGACTCGGCGCTGCGGGAGCAGCTGAGCGGCTATAAGCGGATGCGACGACAGCACCAGAAACAGCTGCTGGCCCTGGAGTCGAGGCTGCGGGGTGAACGGGAGGAGCATAGCGCGAGGCTGCAGCGGGAGCTCGAGGCCCAGCGCGCTGGCTTTGGGGCTGAGGCAGAAAAGCTGTCCCGGCGGCACCAGGCCATCGGTGAGAAGGAGGCCCGAGCAGCCCAGGCCGAGGAGCGTAAGTTCCAGCAGCACATCCTCGGGCAGCAGAAGAAGGAGCTGGCCGCCCTGCTGGAGGCTCAGAAGCGAACATACAAACTGCGGAAGGAGCAGCTGAAGGAG GAGCTCCAGGAGAACCCCAGCACCCCCAAGCGGGAGAAGGCCGAGTGGCTTCTGCGGCAGAAGGAGCAGCTCCAGCAGTGCCAGgcggaggaggaggcagggctgcTGCGGCGGCAGCGCCAGTACTTTGAGCTTCAGTGTCGCCAGTATAAGCGCAAGATGCTTCTGGCGCGTCACAGCCTGGACCAGGACCTGCTGCGCGAG GATTTGAACAAGAAGCAGACCCAGAAGGACTTGGAGTGTGCACTGCTGCTGCGGCAGCACGAGGCCACGCGGGAGCTGGAGCTACGGCAGCTCCAGGCCGTCCAGCGCACACGGGCCGAGCTCACCCGCCTGCAGCACCAGACGGAGCTGGGTAACCAGCTGGAGTACAACAAGCGGCGTGAGCAGGAGTTGCGGCAGAAGCACGCGGCCCAGGTTCGCCAGCAGCCCAAGAGCCTCAAAGTACGTGCAGGCCAGCGTCCCCCGGGCCTCCCGCTCCCCactcctggggctctgggaccaCCCAGcacaggcacccctagagaaGAGCAGCCCTGCTCATCTGGCCAGGAGGCAGTACTGAACCAAAGAAttctgggagaggaggaggaagcagttccAGAGAGAAGGATTCTGGGAAAGGAAGGGGCCACCTTGGAGCCAGAGGAACAGAGGATGTTGGGGGAAGAATCAGGAATCTCTAGTCCCGGCCCACAGAAACATAGGAGTTTGGTTGATGAGGAAGTTTGGGGTCTGCCTGAGGAGGAGCTAGAAGAACTTAGAGTCCCGTCCGTGGCCCCCCAGGAGAGGAGCATCGTAGGCCAGGAGGCAGCTGGGGAGTGGAGGTTATGGGGCCAGCAGGGCGGGAGCCTGCTGGATGAGGAGTTTGAGtttggctggatcccaggcccagCACTAACCCCAGtccccgaggaggaggaggaggaggaggagggagctccGGTTAGGACCCTGAGGGATCCTGGAGATGGCTGTCCCTCACCAGACATCCCCCCTGAACCCCCTCCAACACATCTGAGGCACAGCCCTGCTAACCAGCTCCCTGGACTTCTGTCCCACGGTCTCCTGGCAGGCCTGTCCTTTGCAGTGGGGTCCTCCTCTGGCCTCCTGCCCCTACTACTTCTGCTGCTACTCCCACTGCTGGCAGCGCAGGGCGGGGGTGGCCTGCAGGCGTCGCTGCTGGCCCTTGAGGTGGGGCTGGTGGGCCTGGGGGCCTCCTACCTACTTCTTTGTACAGCTCTGCACCTGCCCCCCAGTCTGTTCCTACTCCTGGCCCAGGGCACCGCACTGGGGGCCGTCCTGGGTCTGAGTTGGCGCCGTGGCCTTATGGGTGTCCCTCTGGGCCTTGGGGCCTCCTGGCTCCTAGCCTGGCCAGGTCTGGCTCTACCTCTGGCAGCTCTTGCAGCTGGGGGCAAATGGGTGCGGCAGCAGGGCCCCCGGATGCGCCGGGGTATCTCTCGACTCTGGTTACGGGCCCTGCTGCGCCTGTCGCCCATGGCCTTTCGTGCCCTGCAGGGCTGTGGGGCTGTGGGGGACCGGGGCCTGTTTGCACTGTACCCTAAAACCAACAAGGATGGCTTCCGCAGCCGTTTGCCTGTCCCTGGGCCCCGGCGGGGTAATTCCCGCGCCGCCCGACACCCACTAGCCCTGTTGGCAAGGTTTTGGACCCTGTGCAAGGGCTGGAACTGGCGCCTGGCACGGGCCAGCCAGGGGTTAGCCTCGCACTTGCCCCCGTGGGCCATCCACACCCTGGCCAGCTGGGGCCTGCTCCGGGGCGAGAGGCCCAGCCGTATCCCCCGGCTGCTGCCGCGCAGTCAGCGCCGGCTAGGGCCTCCTGCTTCTCGCCAGCCAGCACCTGGGACTCTAACTGGGCGGCGATCCCGAACCCGCCAGTCCCGGGCCCTGCCTCCCTGGAGGTAA
- the TAOK2 gene encoding serine/threonine-protein kinase TAO2 isoform X3 encodes MPAGGRAGSLKDPDVAELFFKDDPEKLFSDLREIGHGSFGAVYFARDVRNSEVVAIKKMSYSGKQSNEKWQDIIKEVRFLQKLRHPNTIQYRGCYLREHTAWLVMEYCLGSASDLLEVHKKPLQEVEIAAVTHGALQGLAYLHSHNMIHRDVKAGNILLSEPGLVKLGDFGSASIMAPANSFVGTPYWMAPEVILAMDEGQYDGKVDVWSLGITCIELAERKPPLFNMNAMSALYHIAQNESPVLQSGHWSEYFRNFVDSCLQKIPQDRPTSEVLLKHRFVLRERPPTVIMDLIQRTKDAVRELDNLQYRKMKKILFQEAPNGPGAEAPEEEEEAEPYMHRAGTLTSLESSHSVPSMSISASSQSSSVNSLADASDNEEEEEEEEEEEEEEEDGPEARELAMMQEGEHTVTSHGSVIQRLPVRALPSGSDNLYDDPYQPEMTPSPLQPPAAPAPASATSSARRRAYCRNRDHFATIRTASLVSRQIQEHEQDSALREQLSGYKRMRRQHQKQLLALESRLRGEREEHSARLQRELEAQRAGFGAEAEKLSRRHQAIGEKEARAAQAEERKFQQHILGQQKKELAALLEAQKRTYKLRKEQLKEELQENPSTPKREKAEWLLRQKEQLQQCQAEEEAGLLRRQRQYFELQCRQYKRKMLLARHSLDQDLLREDLNKKQTQKDLECALLLRQHEATRELELRQLQAVQRTRAELTRLQHQTELGNQLEYNKRREQELRQKHAAQVRQQPKSLKVRAGQRPPGLPLPTPGALGPPSTGTPREEQPCSSGQEAVLNQRILGEEEEAVPERRILGKEGATLEPEEQRMLGEESGISSPGPQKHRSLVDEEVWGLPEEELEELRVPSVAPQERSIVGQEAAGEWRLWGQQGGSLLDEEFEFGWIPGPALTPVPEEEEEEEEGAPVRTLRDPGDGCPSPDIPPEPPPTHLRHSPANQLPGLLSHGLLAGLSFAVGSSSGLLPLLLLLLLPLLAAQGGGGLQASLLALEVGLVGLGASYLLLCTALHLPPSLFLLLAQGTALGAVLGLSWRRGLMGVPLGLGASWLLAWPGLALPLAALAAGGKWVRQQGPRMRRGISRLWLRALLRLSPMAFRALQGCGAVGDRGLFALYPKTNKDGFRSRLPVPGPRRGNSRAARHPLALLARFWTLCKGWNWRLARASQGLASHLPPWAIHTLASWGLLRGERPSRIPRLLPRSQRRLGPPASRQPAPGTLTGRRSRTRQSRALPPWR; translated from the exons ATGCCAGCTGGGGGCCGGGCCGGGAGCCTGAAGGACCCCGATGTGGCTGAGCTCTTCTTCAAGGATGACCCTGAAAAGCTCTTCTCTGATCTCCGGGAAATCGGCCATGGCAGTTTTGGAGCTGTGTACTTT GCCCGAGATGTCCGGAATAGTGAGGTGGTGGCCATCAAGAAGATGTCCTACAGTGGGAAGCAGTCCAATGAG AAGTGGCAGGATATCATCAAGGAGGTGCGGTTCCTGCAGAAGCTCCGGCACCCCAATACCATTCAGTACCGGGGCTGTTACCTGAGAGAGCATACGGCTTGG CTGGTGATGGAGTATTGCCTGGGCTCAGCTTCTGACCTTCTAGAAG TGCACAAGAAGCCCCTTCAGGAGGTGGAGATTGCGGCTGTGACGCACGGGGCCCTTCAGGGTCTGGCTTACCTGCACTCCCACAACATGATCCATAG GGATGTGAAGGCCGGAAACATCTTGCTGTCGGAGCCAGGCTTGGTGAAGCTGGGGGACTTCGGCTCTGCGTCGATCATGGCACCCGCCAACTCCTTTGTGGGCACCCCGTACTG GATGGCTCCGGAGGTGATCCTGGCAATGGACGAGGGGCAGTATGATGGCAAGGTGGATGTCTGGTCCTTGGGGATAACCTGCATCGAGCTGG CGGAACGGAAACCACCGCTGTTCAACATGAATGCGATGAGTGCCTTATACCACATTGCACAGAATGAGTCCCCCGTGCTCCAGTCAGGACACTG GTCTGAGTACTTCCGGAATTTTGTTGACTCCTGTCTTCAGAAGATCCCTCAAGACAGACCAACCTCAGAGGTTCTTCTGAAG CACCGCTTTGTGCTCCGGGAACGGCCACCCACGGTCATCATGGACCTAATCCAGAGAACTAAGGATGCTGTGCGGGAGCTAGACAACCTGCAGTACCGTAAGATGAAGAAGATACTGTTCCAAGAGGCACCCAATGGCCCTGGTGCTGAGgccccagaggaggaggag GAGGCCGAGCCCTACATGCACCGGGCTGGGACGCTGACCAGTCTAGAGAGTAGCCACTCAGTGCCCAGCATGTCCATCAGCGCCTCCAGCCAGAGCAGTTCGGTCAACAGCCTAGCGGACGCTTCAGAcaacgaggaggaggaggaggaggaggaggaagaggaagaggaggaggaagacgggCCCGAAGCCCGAGAGCTGGCCATGATGCAGGAGGGGGAGCACACGGTCACCTCCCACGGTTCCGTCATCCAGCGACTGCCGGTGCGCGCCTTGCCCTCC GGTTCTGACAACCTGTATGATGACCCCTACCAGCCAGAGATGACCCCCAGCCCTCTGCAGCCGCCGGCCGCCCCGGCTCCCGCCTCTGCCACCTCTTCTGCCCGCCGCCGGGCCTACTGCCGCAACCGGGACCACTTTGCCACCATCCGTACTGCCTCCCTG gtcAGCCGCCAGATCCAGGAGCACGAGCAGGACTCGGCGCTGCGGGAGCAGCTGAGCGGCTATAAGCGGATGCGACGACAGCACCAGAAACAGCTGCTGGCCCTGGAGTCGAGGCTGCGGGGTGAACGGGAGGAGCATAGCGCGAGGCTGCAGCGGGAGCTCGAGGCCCAGCGCGCTGGCTTTGGGGCTGAGGCAGAAAAGCTGTCCCGGCGGCACCAGGCCATCGGTGAGAAGGAGGCCCGAGCAGCCCAGGCCGAGGAGCGTAAGTTCCAGCAGCACATCCTCGGGCAGCAGAAGAAGGAGCTGGCCGCCCTGCTGGAGGCTCAGAAGCGAACATACAAACTGCGGAAGGAGCAGCTGAAGGAG GAGCTCCAGGAGAACCCCAGCACCCCCAAGCGGGAGAAGGCCGAGTGGCTTCTGCGGCAGAAGGAGCAGCTCCAGCAGTGCCAGgcggaggaggaggcagggctgcTGCGGCGGCAGCGCCAGTACTTTGAGCTTCAGTGTCGCCAGTATAAGCGCAAGATGCTTCTGGCGCGTCACAGCCTGGACCAGGACCTGCTGCGCGAG GATTTGAACAAGAAGCAGACCCAGAAGGACTTGGAGTGTGCACTGCTGCTGCGGCAGCACGAGGCCACGCGGGAGCTGGAGCTACGGCAGCTCCAGGCCGTCCAGCGCACACGGGCCGAGCTCACCCGCCTGCAGCACCAGACGGAGCTGGGTAACCAGCTGGAGTACAACAAGCGGCGTGAGCAGGAGTTGCGGCAGAAGCACGCGGCCCAGGTTCGCCAGCAGCCCAAGAGCCTCAAAGTACGTGCAGGCCAGCGTCCCCCGGGCCTCCCGCTCCCCactcctggggctctgggaccaCCCAGcacaggcacccctagagaaGAGCAGCCCTGCTCATCTGGCCAGGAGGCAGTACTGAACCAAAGAAttctgggagaggaggaggaagcagttccAGAGAGAAGGATTCTGGGAAAGGAAGGGGCCACCTTGGAGCCAGAGGAACAGAGGATGTTGGGGGAAGAATCAGGAATCTCTAGTCCCGGCCCACAGAAACATAGGAGTTTGGTTGATGAGGAAGTTTGGGGTCTGCCTGAGGAGGAGCTAGAAGAACTTAGAGTCCCGTCCGTGGCCCCCCAGGAGAGGAGCATCGTAGGCCAGGAGGCAGCTGGGGAGTGGAGGTTATGGGGCCAGCAGGGCGGGAGCCTGCTGGATGAGGAGTTTGAGtttggctggatcccaggcccagCACTAACCCCAGtccccgaggaggaggaggaggaggaggagggagctccGGTTAGGACCCTGAGGGATCCTGGAGATGGCTGTCCCTCACCAGACATCCCCCCTGAACCCCCTCCAACACATCTGAGGCACAGCCCTGCTAACCAGCTCCCTGGACTTCTGTCCCACGGTCTCCTGGCAGGCCTGTCCTTTGCAGTGGGGTCCTCCTCTGGCCTCCTGCCCCTACTACTTCTGCTGCTACTCCCACTGCTGGCAGCGCAGGGCGGGGGTGGCCTGCAGGCGTCGCTGCTGGCCCTTGAGGTGGGGCTGGTGGGCCTGGGGGCCTCCTACCTACTTCTTTGTACAGCTCTGCACCTGCCCCCCAGTCTGTTCCTACTCCTGGCCCAGGGCACCGCACTGGGGGCCGTCCTGGGTCTGAGTTGGCGCCGTGGCCTTATGGGTGTCCCTCTGGGCCTTGGGGCCTCCTGGCTCCTAGCCTGGCCAGGTCTGGCTCTACCTCTGGCAGCTCTTGCAGCTGGGGGCAAATGGGTGCGGCAGCAGGGCCCCCGGATGCGCCGGGGTATCTCTCGACTCTGGTTACGGGCCCTGCTGCGCCTGTCGCCCATGGCCTTTCGTGCCCTGCAGGGCTGTGGGGCTGTGGGGGACCGGGGCCTGTTTGCACTGTACCCTAAAACCAACAAGGATGGCTTCCGCAGCCGTTTGCCTGTCCCTGGGCCCCGGCGGGGTAATTCCCGCGCCGCCCGACACCCACTAGCCCTGTTGGCAAGGTTTTGGACCCTGTGCAAGGGCTGGAACTGGCGCCTGGCACGGGCCAGCCAGGGGTTAGCCTCGCACTTGCCCCCGTGGGCCATCCACACCCTGGCCAGCTGGGGCCTGCTCCGGGGCGAGAGGCCCAGCCGTATCCCCCGGCTGCTGCCGCGCAGTCAGCGCCGGCTAGGGCCTCCTGCTTCTCGCCAGCCAGCACCTGGGACTCTAACTGGGCGGCGATCCCGAACCCGCCAGTCCCGGGCCCTGCCTCCCTGGAGGTAA